The following are encoded together in the Triticum dicoccoides isolate Atlit2015 ecotype Zavitan chromosome 6B, WEW_v2.0, whole genome shotgun sequence genome:
- the LOC119325151 gene encoding uncharacterized protein LOC119325151, whose amino-acid sequence MTPSVDAGKPPERSYVRAIFCDLQACISEPARIFHYWTRNIVGGLLNWVNWVPARESARGTGEVGETIKVMETRTAEKESPYDYNQKQSDVYHGIGDGNAGSSVDGDDDKKACHDIRDSGFDYGPQDMADGYYSGSDDGIDRELPPPSHRISYNGDSKNIQVAHSFSQYRVELFTVRPRFSFTGTFVVTDGFSAYYWSSQKEQIYHIVDSQHNLVLHSEGGALTDTFWIKIKILEDNSGADHDSGYFSFTVDPYVCNNVITHTISTKQRRKIDLTFMALHTAIQANVYVNFDFVCRNATKPGTIYYVYGEITAHHQLYDGESVMLFSRGEENKAVVTDGGELPLSRNCAAVPIYLEPLLILKLNLHVPIKCDHDDEDHTIAFRDYITFYRDEYEKIICSADSAECQHGKVKVRISYQ is encoded by the exons ATGACGCCGAGCGTCGACGCCGGAAAGCCGCCTGAAAGATCATATGTGAGAGCCATCTTTTGCGATCTGCAG GCTTGCATCTCTGAGCCCGCTAGAATTTTTCATTACTGGACGCGGAATATTGTTGGAGGACTTCTTAATTGGGTTAATTGGGTACCAGCAAGGGAAAGTGCAAGAGGAACTGGAGAAGTAGGAGAAACAATCAAGGTAATGGAAACAAGAACGGCAGAAAAAGAATCTCCTTATGACTACAACCAGAAACAGTCTGATGTGTACCATGGCATCGGCGATGGCAACGCTGGCAGCAGCGTAGAtggtgatgatgataagaaggcgtGCCATGACATTCGTGATAGTGGCTTTGACTATGGGCCCCAAGACATGGCTGATGGGTACTACAGCGGCAGCGATGATGGCATCGATAGGGAGTTGCCACCACCGAGTCATAGAATTTCTTATAATGGAGACAGTAAAAACATACAAGTAGCCCACTCATTTTCTCAGTACCGGGTCGAGCTGTTCACTGTGCGTCCCCGCTTCAGCTTCACGGGGACATTTGTTGTCACTGATGGTTTTTCTGCCTACTACTGGTCCTCACAAAAAGAACAGATTTATCACATCGTTGATTCACAG CATAATTTGGTGCTCCACTCAGAAGGCGGTGCCCTTACGGACACCTTCtggattaaaatcaaaatcctagaGGACAACAGCGGCGCTGATCATGATTCTGGATATTTCTCATTCACAGTGGACCCATACGTTTGCAACAATGTCATAACCCACACCATCTCAACTAAACAGCGCCGCAAAATAGATTTGACTTTCATGGCGTTGCACACAGCTATACAGGCCAATGTGTACGTCAACTTTGATTTCGTATGTCGTAATGCCACTAAGCCTGGCACCATCTACTATGTCTATGGTGAAATCACCGCACACCACCAACTCTACGATGGTGAGAGTGTCATGCTCTTTTCTCGTGGGGAAGAAAACAAAGCAGTGGTTACTGATGGTGGTGAACTACCACTCTCACGGAATTGTGCAGCTGTTCCAATATACTTGGAGCCTCTCTTGATACTCAAACTGAACCTGCATGTTCCAATTAAATGTGATCATGATGATGAGGATCATACCATTGCCTTTCGAGATTATATTACTTTTTACCGTGACGAGTATGAAAAGATAATCTGCAGTGCTGACAGTGCAGAATGCCAACATGGTAAAGTTAAAGTGCGGATTTCATACCAGTAG